In Pseudomonas asiatica, the following are encoded in one genomic region:
- a CDS encoding TonB-dependent receptor translates to MPVVMSSRLRPLARAAHPLFAMSLLLCTPAWADEPARRSYQVPAASLGAALTQFADQAGVSLSLDPALVNGRQSNGLSGSYSVDEGFTQLLRGSGLQLLPVGEGAFTLMPAPQAGGALEIAPTSIVGGLAAGNETQPYAGGQVARQGSQGLLGTRDFMETPFSITSYTSELVKNQQARTLGELIASDPSVRATNPAGGRFEQFTIRGFSLFNSDVAYNGLYGILPTYSIDMEMADRVDIIKGPSQLINGISPRGSVGGGINVQPKRAGDQPLTEFTGSYASAGQAGGAVDVGRRFGEGQQFGVRFNGVKQAGDTEWDHQRVEREMAVLGLDFRGERLRLSADLGHTERDTDAPQERVLVGANAKVPDANDVRHNYAQAWSKARTNDTFGALHAEYDISESLLAYGAVGARKSNHDFLRHNVSISNDAGDFTVQPRDFTRDETVRTAMAGVRNWFHTGPVSHELNLAATYFYMDFTNGGARYASAPSNLYHPVATPTPGTPTRIDPEVYTENRFSGVALADTLGFFDDRLLLTLGARWQRVQVDDWSDGIKGDTAYDEEKVSPSGGVLLKVTDQLSLYANYMEGLSQGKIAPSTSVNEDQIFPPFTSRQVEVGAKYDLGQVAFTASAFRIRQPAYETNPISRVFGPNGKRDNRGIELSVFGEPVQGVRVLGGVMYIDSELTDTIGGAHDGNRAPATPEYNVNLGAEWDVPGVNGLTLTARGIHSSSQYLDQNNSKQIEGWERYDVGARYAFKVNSAQVTLRASVENVLDDRYWSSAGASDDSEPGLTLSTPRTYLLSATVGF, encoded by the coding sequence ATGCCTGTTGTCATGTCCAGCCGCCTGCGTCCACTGGCGCGTGCGGCACATCCGTTGTTCGCCATGAGCCTGTTGTTGTGTACACCGGCCTGGGCCGATGAACCTGCCCGGCGCAGCTATCAGGTGCCAGCCGCCAGCCTGGGTGCGGCACTTACCCAGTTTGCCGACCAGGCCGGGGTCAGCCTGTCGCTGGACCCGGCGCTGGTCAACGGCCGGCAGAGCAATGGCCTGTCCGGCAGCTACAGCGTCGACGAAGGCTTCACCCAGCTGCTACGCGGCAGCGGCCTGCAGTTGCTGCCGGTGGGCGAGGGCGCTTTCACATTGATGCCGGCACCCCAGGCGGGTGGTGCGCTTGAAATCGCCCCGACCAGCATCGTCGGTGGCCTGGCCGCAGGCAACGAAACGCAACCTTATGCCGGTGGCCAGGTGGCCCGTCAGGGTTCACAGGGCCTGCTCGGCACGCGCGACTTCATGGAAACCCCGTTCAGCATCACCAGCTACACCAGCGAACTGGTGAAGAACCAGCAGGCGCGAACCTTGGGCGAGCTGATCGCCAGCGACCCATCGGTACGCGCCACCAACCCGGCGGGTGGGCGCTTCGAGCAGTTCACCATTCGCGGCTTCAGCCTGTTCAACAGTGATGTGGCCTACAACGGCCTGTACGGCATCCTGCCGACCTACTCGATCGACATGGAAATGGCTGACCGGGTCGACATCATCAAAGGCCCCAGCCAGCTGATCAACGGCATTTCGCCGCGAGGCAGTGTCGGCGGCGGCATCAATGTGCAGCCCAAGCGAGCCGGCGACCAGCCGCTCACCGAGTTTACCGGCAGCTATGCCTCGGCCGGCCAGGCAGGCGGTGCGGTGGACGTTGGTCGGCGCTTTGGCGAAGGCCAGCAGTTCGGCGTGCGCTTCAATGGCGTGAAACAGGCGGGCGATACCGAATGGGACCACCAGCGAGTCGAACGTGAAATGGCGGTGTTGGGCCTGGACTTTCGTGGCGAGCGCCTGCGGCTTTCGGCGGACCTTGGCCATACCGAGCGCGATACCGATGCACCGCAGGAGCGGGTGCTGGTCGGTGCCAATGCCAAGGTGCCGGATGCCAACGACGTACGCCACAATTACGCCCAGGCCTGGAGCAAGGCGCGCACCAACGACACCTTCGGTGCGCTGCATGCCGAGTACGATATCAGCGAGTCGCTGCTGGCCTATGGCGCGGTCGGCGCGCGCAAGAGCAACCATGACTTCCTGCGCCACAACGTGTCGATCAGCAACGATGCCGGCGACTTCACCGTGCAGCCGCGCGACTTCACCCGGGATGAAACCGTGCGTACCGCCATGGCCGGCGTGCGCAACTGGTTCCATACCGGGCCGGTCAGCCACGAGCTGAACCTGGCCGCCACCTACTTCTACATGGACTTCACCAACGGCGGCGCCCGCTATGCCTCGGCGCCCAGCAACCTCTACCACCCGGTGGCCACGCCGACACCGGGCACGCCAACCCGCATCGATCCTGAGGTGTACACGGAAAACCGCTTTTCCGGCGTGGCCCTGGCCGACACCCTGGGCTTCTTCGACGACCGCCTGCTGCTGACCCTTGGGGCGCGCTGGCAGCGGGTGCAGGTGGATGACTGGAGCGACGGCATCAAGGGGGATACCGCCTACGATGAAGAGAAGGTGTCGCCCTCGGGCGGCGTGCTGCTCAAGGTTACCGACCAGCTGTCGTTGTATGCCAACTACATGGAGGGCCTGAGCCAGGGCAAGATTGCGCCGTCGACATCGGTCAACGAAGACCAGATCTTCCCGCCGTTCACCAGCCGCCAGGTCGAGGTGGGGGCCAAGTACGACCTGGGCCAGGTCGCCTTTACCGCCAGTGCCTTCCGCATCCGCCAGCCCGCCTATGAAACCAACCCCATATCGCGGGTGTTCGGCCCCAATGGCAAGCGCGACAACCGCGGTATCGAACTGAGCGTGTTCGGCGAGCCCGTGCAAGGCGTGCGTGTGCTGGGCGGGGTGATGTATATCGACAGCGAACTGACCGACACCATCGGTGGCGCCCACGATGGCAACCGCGCGCCGGCCACGCCCGAGTACAACGTCAACCTCGGCGCAGAATGGGATGTGCCTGGGGTGAACGGCCTGACCCTGACGGCGCGGGGCATCCACTCGAGCTCGCAGTACCTGGACCAGAACAACAGCAAGCAGATCGAAGGCTGGGAGCGTTACGACGTGGGTGCGCGT
- a CDS encoding FecR domain-containing protein, with protein sequence MTSHSPETREALQAAARWLALVDSGAASEGDLQRLEQWRTSSTLHEHAWQKALLLRQRFSALPGALAMATLDRPDSGRRALLKQALGVAALLPAAWLASRELPLEAWAADMRTAVGERRQVLLSDGTFVQLNTDSAVDIDLGARRLTLLRGEVAVRLPGNLSLTLQVPYGQVALDAGEVCLRLVDQACRVSVLKGTANLQPRQGPALLLQAGQQASLQVAGVGPVTGLDAWLLGWREGVLRLEDRPLGELLHELRRYRPGVLRWAPELEALRVTGTFRLDDTDRVLALLAASLPLQVHTRTRYWVSLVARENRA encoded by the coding sequence ATGACCAGCCATTCCCCCGAAACCCGCGAGGCACTGCAGGCCGCCGCGCGCTGGCTGGCACTGGTGGACTCTGGCGCTGCCAGCGAGGGTGACCTGCAGCGCCTGGAACAATGGCGCACCAGCAGCACCTTGCACGAACACGCCTGGCAAAAGGCACTGCTGTTGCGCCAGCGCTTTTCCGCGCTACCCGGCGCATTGGCCATGGCCACCCTGGACCGCCCGGATAGCGGCCGTCGGGCGCTGCTCAAGCAGGCCCTGGGCGTGGCTGCATTGTTGCCGGCGGCCTGGCTGGCAAGCCGCGAACTGCCGCTGGAGGCCTGGGCCGCCGACATGCGCACCGCAGTCGGGGAGCGCCGGCAGGTGCTGCTGAGCGATGGCACATTCGTGCAGTTGAACACCGACAGTGCGGTGGATATCGACCTGGGCGCGCGTCGCCTGACATTGCTGCGTGGCGAAGTGGCAGTCAGGTTGCCCGGCAACCTGAGCCTGACGTTGCAGGTGCCCTATGGCCAGGTCGCGCTGGATGCTGGTGAGGTGTGCTTGCGCCTGGTCGATCAGGCTTGCCGGGTATCGGTGCTCAAGGGCACGGCCAACCTGCAGCCGCGGCAAGGCCCGGCGCTGCTGCTGCAGGCCGGGCAGCAGGCCAGCCTGCAAGTGGCCGGGGTTGGCCCTGTCACCGGCCTGGACGCATGGCTGCTGGGCTGGCGCGAAGGGGTACTGCGGCTGGAGGATCGCCCCTTGGGCGAGCTGCTGCACGAGCTGCGCAGGTACCGCCCCGGCGTGCTGCGCTGGGCGCCCGAACTGGAGGCCCTGCGCGTGACCGGTACGTTCCGCCTCGACGACACCGACCGGGTGCTGGCCTTGCTCGCCGCCAGCCTGCCGTTGCAGGTGCACACGCGCACGCGTTACTGGGTGAGCCTGGTCGCGCGGGAAAATCGCGCATGA
- a CDS encoding sigma-70 family RNA polymerase sigma factor, which translates to MIDAAPPPEHSLPALYREHRGWLETWLRRRMGNAWDAADLSQDTFLRILASAQPLADIREPRAYLLTVGKRLLSNFHQRRSLEQAYLDALAQLPEQHVPSPEQRWVLLETLQALDELLDGLKVPVRKAFLWSQLEGLGYAEIGKRLGVCERSVKRYMAQAYEHCLLAELQ; encoded by the coding sequence ATGATCGACGCCGCGCCGCCACCGGAGCATAGCCTGCCTGCCCTGTACCGGGAACACCGCGGCTGGCTGGAAACCTGGCTGCGGCGGCGCATGGGCAATGCCTGGGATGCCGCCGACCTCAGCCAGGATACCTTCCTGCGTATCCTGGCCAGCGCCCAGCCGCTGGCAGACATTCGCGAACCGCGTGCCTACCTGCTGACCGTGGGCAAGCGCCTGCTGAGCAACTTCCACCAGCGGCGTAGCCTGGAACAAGCCTACCTCGATGCACTGGCGCAGTTGCCCGAGCAGCATGTGCCCTCGCCAGAGCAGCGTTGGGTACTGCTGGAAACCCTGCAAGCCCTCGACGAGTTGCTCGACGGCCTCAAGGTGCCGGTACGCAAGGCCTTTCTCTGGAGCCAGCTGGAGGGCCTGGGCTATGCCGAGATCGGCAAGCGCCTGGGCGTTTGCGAGCGCTCGGTCAAACGCTACATGGCGCAGGCCTACGAGCATTGCCTGCTGGCCGAACTGCAATGA
- the pgm gene encoding phosphoglucomutase (alpha-D-glucose-1,6-bisphosphate-dependent) yields MTLSPLAGKPAPASVLVDIPRLLTAYYTGRPDAAVAAQRVAFGTSGHRGTSLELSFNEYHVLAITQAICLYRQEKGIDGPLFIGADTHALSAPATASALEVLAANGVQVMLSKDDEYTPTPAVSHAILCHNRGREQGLADGIVITPSHNPPQSGGFKYNPPNGGPADSDVTKWIEAKANELLAADLAGVKRMDHAQALQASTTQRHDYVSNYVADLENVIDFDVIRAAKLRLGVDPLGGAGVRYWSAIAKHYQLDLEVVNTEVDPTFRFMTVDWDGQIRMDPSSPYAMQGLIGLRERFDVAFACDPDHDRHGIVTPDGLLQPNNYLAVAIDYLYRHRPQWRSDAAVGKTVVSSGLIDRVTQRLGRELYEVPVGFKFFAQGLFDGTLGFGGEESAGASFLRRDGSVWATDKDGLIPALLAAEMTARTGRNPSQAYADLTEALGKPFATRVEAKADARQKALLSKLAPEQVKSTELAGEPIVQILSHAPGNGQAIGGLKVMTANGWFAARPSGTEDIYKIYAESFIDEAHLQRLVQEAQVLVDAAIA; encoded by the coding sequence ATGACGCTCAGTCCTTTGGCAGGCAAGCCGGCTCCGGCCAGCGTGCTGGTCGATATTCCCCGACTGCTCACCGCCTACTACACCGGCCGCCCCGACGCTGCCGTGGCGGCCCAGCGGGTGGCCTTCGGCACCTCTGGGCACCGGGGCACTTCGCTTGAATTGAGTTTCAACGAGTACCACGTTCTGGCCATTACCCAGGCCATCTGCCTGTATCGCCAGGAGAAGGGCATCGATGGCCCGCTGTTCATCGGCGCCGACACCCACGCACTGTCGGCACCGGCTACCGCCAGCGCCCTGGAAGTGCTGGCTGCCAATGGCGTGCAGGTAATGCTGTCCAAGGACGACGAATACACGCCAACACCAGCGGTTTCCCATGCCATCCTCTGCCATAACCGTGGCCGCGAGCAGGGCCTGGCCGACGGCATCGTCATCACCCCGTCGCACAACCCGCCGCAAAGCGGTGGCTTCAAGTACAACCCGCCCAATGGCGGCCCGGCCGACAGCGACGTGACCAAGTGGATCGAGGCCAAGGCCAACGAACTGCTGGCTGCTGACCTGGCGGGCGTCAAGCGCATGGACCATGCCCAGGCGCTGCAGGCATCCACCACCCAGCGTCACGACTACGTGAGCAACTACGTGGCCGACCTGGAAAACGTCATCGACTTCGACGTCATCCGCGCTGCCAAGCTGCGCCTGGGCGTCGACCCGCTGGGCGGCGCAGGGGTGCGCTACTGGTCGGCGATCGCCAAGCATTACCAGCTCGACCTGGAAGTAGTGAACACCGAGGTCGACCCGACCTTCCGCTTCATGACTGTCGACTGGGACGGCCAGATCCGCATGGACCCGTCCTCGCCCTATGCCATGCAGGGCCTGATCGGCCTGCGCGAACGCTTCGACGTGGCCTTCGCCTGCGACCCGGACCACGATCGCCATGGCATCGTCACCCCCGATGGCCTGCTGCAGCCGAACAACTACCTGGCCGTGGCCATCGACTACCTGTACCGCCACCGCCCGCAATGGCGCAGCGATGCCGCCGTCGGCAAGACCGTGGTGTCCAGTGGCCTGATCGATCGCGTCACCCAGCGCCTGGGCCGTGAACTGTACGAAGTGCCGGTGGGCTTCAAGTTCTTCGCCCAGGGCCTGTTCGACGGCACGCTGGGCTTTGGTGGCGAGGAAAGTGCGGGGGCTTCGTTCCTGCGCCGCGATGGCTCGGTCTGGGCCACCGACAAGGACGGGCTGATCCCGGCCTTGCTGGCTGCCGAGATGACCGCCCGCACCGGGCGCAACCCGAGCCAGGCCTACGCCGACCTGACCGAGGCGCTGGGCAAGCCGTTCGCCACCCGTGTCGAAGCCAAGGCCGATGCCCGGCAGAAGGCTTTGCTGAGCAAGCTGGCGCCGGAGCAGGTGAAGTCGACCGAGCTGGCGGGTGAGCCGATCGTGCAGATCCTCAGCCATGCGCCGGGCAACGGCCAGGCGATCGGCGGGCTGAAGGTGATGACCGCGAATGGCTGGTTCGCCGCACGCCCGTCGGGCACCGAGGATATCTACAAGATCTACGCCGAAAGCTTCATCGACGAGGCGCACCTGCAGCGCCTGGTGCAGGAAGCGCAAGTGCTGGTGGATGCGGCGATTGCCTGA
- a CDS encoding DUF1345 domain-containing protein, translated as MAFHRLTHTHPRLSIATLVGLLGAWLIPASDSVQHILAGWNLGVWLYLLLVLYLTLSANAEKVRKVARVEDENAGLVLLTVCIAAIASLAAVTLQLVSSRGLQGTALVVHYLYTGLTVAGSWLLIGCIFSLHYARLFYTGQNHEPPLRFADGERNPDYWDFHYFSFTISVAVQTSDVGIAGRELRRVVLAHSLVGFVFNTAILGFTINIAAGLLG; from the coding sequence ATGGCTTTCCACCGCCTGACCCACACCCACCCGCGCCTGAGCATCGCCACTTTGGTCGGCCTGCTCGGCGCCTGGCTGATCCCCGCCAGCGACAGCGTGCAGCACATCCTCGCCGGTTGGAACCTTGGCGTATGGCTGTACCTGCTGCTGGTGCTCTACCTGACCTTGAGCGCCAATGCGGAAAAGGTACGCAAGGTCGCCCGCGTCGAAGACGAAAACGCCGGCCTGGTCCTGCTCACCGTGTGCATCGCCGCCATCGCCAGCCTCGCCGCCGTCACCCTGCAACTGGTGTCCAGCCGTGGCCTGCAAGGCACGGCGCTGGTCGTGCACTACCTCTACACCGGCCTGACCGTGGCCGGCTCCTGGCTGTTGATCGGCTGCATTTTCAGCCTGCACTATGCGCGGCTGTTCTATACCGGACAAAACCACGAACCGCCGCTGCGCTTCGCCGATGGCGAACGCAACCCCGATTACTGGGACTTCCACTACTTCTCGTTCACCATCAGCGTGGCGGTACAAACCTCCGACGTGGGCATCGCCGGGCGGGAGTTGCGGCGGGTAGTGCTGGCACATTCACTAGTGGGGTTCGTATTCAACACGGCGATCCTGGGATTCACCATCAACATCGCTGCCGGGTTGCTCGGCTGA
- a CDS encoding DUF1652 domain-containing protein, with product MNKMTFPNACQVMRWHFHPLGFEASMDAPRSMVARLFDRATGETLLAIAGIPCSAIMAAADVERIIEAVEAEMDTFMPAFTLRDAV from the coding sequence ATGAACAAGATGACGTTCCCCAACGCCTGCCAGGTGATGCGCTGGCATTTCCACCCGCTGGGCTTCGAAGCCAGCATGGATGCGCCGCGCAGCATGGTCGCGCGGCTGTTCGACCGCGCCACCGGCGAAACCTTGCTGGCGATCGCAGGCATTCCCTGCTCGGCAATCATGGCCGCCGCCGACGTAGAGCGCATCATCGAGGCCGTCGAGGCGGAGATGGATACCTTCATGCCCGCCTTCACCTTGCGCGACGCGGTCTAG
- a CDS encoding putative bifunctional diguanylate cyclase/phosphodiesterase — MLTGSYSSSLVLISLCVAILASYTALDLTGRIATAKGRAAWLWMGGGALAMGIGVWSMHFIGMLAFSLPIDLGYDLALTAFSLLIAVLSSGFALWLVSQPSLPWLQLGFGALIMGAGIACMHYTGMAALRMLPGIDYDPTLFGASLLIAVGASAAALWIAFRLRAHTPYVRQIRGLAAVVMGVAIVGMHYTGMAAANFPEGSFCGALAAGGLQGDGLVYLVLITTLAVLAVALLTSVLDARLEARTAELARSLTLANQELTQLALHDTLTDLPNRTLLADRIEQAIAKVAEQGGCFALMFIDLDGFKPVNDAFGHHIGDLLLKAVAARLRGHLHSQDTLARIGGDEFVLLVELREPNDAMDVAVKQVNLVSRPFRVAEHDLQLTASLGIVLYPGNGLDQHELLRNADAAMYHAKSAGKNGYSFFDASMNSNARQQLQLLQDLRQALEQRQFRLHYQPKFDAQNCQPIGAEALLRWEHPQQGLLLPDRFIGLAEKTGLIIPIGEWVLIEACRQMRQWLDQGHHGWRMAVNLSAIQFCHAGLVESVARALQQNSLPANCLTLEITETTAMHDADASLTVLQRLSDMGVDLSIDDFGTGYSSLMYLKRLPANELKIDRGFVRDLEQDSDDAAIVSAIVALGQALGLRIVAEGVETDRQQDFLTRLGCDSLQGYLLGQPVPAEQFMGKLQAMRQESTAAG, encoded by the coding sequence ATGCTGACCGGTAGTTACTCCTCTTCGCTGGTGTTGATTTCGCTGTGCGTGGCGATCCTGGCGTCCTATACCGCCCTTGACCTGACCGGCCGCATCGCCACGGCCAAAGGCCGGGCTGCCTGGCTGTGGATGGGGGGTGGCGCGCTGGCGATGGGCATCGGCGTATGGTCGATGCATTTCATCGGCATGCTCGCCTTCAGCCTGCCCATCGACCTGGGCTACGACCTTGCCCTGACCGCGTTCTCGCTGCTGATCGCCGTCTTGTCTTCAGGCTTTGCCTTGTGGCTGGTCAGCCAGCCGAGCCTGCCCTGGCTGCAGTTGGGGTTTGGTGCGCTGATCATGGGCGCCGGCATCGCCTGTATGCATTACACCGGTATGGCCGCGCTGCGCATGCTGCCGGGCATCGACTATGACCCCACGCTGTTCGGGGCCTCGCTGCTGATTGCGGTGGGCGCCTCGGCAGCGGCCTTGTGGATCGCCTTCCGCCTCCGCGCGCACACGCCCTATGTGCGGCAGATTCGCGGCCTGGCGGCGGTGGTGATGGGCGTTGCCATCGTCGGCATGCACTACACCGGCATGGCCGCGGCGAACTTCCCCGAAGGCAGCTTCTGCGGTGCGCTGGCAGCGGGAGGCCTGCAAGGCGACGGCCTGGTCTACCTGGTGCTGATCACCACGCTGGCGGTACTCGCGGTGGCCTTGCTCACCTCGGTACTGGATGCCCGGCTGGAGGCGCGTACCGCCGAGCTGGCCCGCTCGCTGACGCTGGCAAATCAGGAACTGACCCAGCTGGCCCTGCACGACACGCTCACCGACCTGCCCAACCGTACGTTGCTGGCCGACCGCATCGAGCAGGCCATTGCCAAGGTAGCGGAGCAGGGCGGCTGCTTTGCCCTGATGTTCATCGACCTGGACGGCTTCAAGCCCGTCAACGATGCCTTCGGCCACCACATCGGCGACTTGCTGCTCAAGGCTGTGGCGGCGCGCCTGCGCGGGCACCTGCACAGCCAGGACACGCTGGCGCGCATCGGCGGCGACGAATTCGTGCTGCTGGTGGAGCTGCGCGAGCCGAACGATGCCATGGATGTGGCGGTCAAGCAGGTCAACCTGGTGTCACGGCCATTCCGCGTGGCCGAGCATGACCTGCAGCTGACAGCGAGCCTGGGCATCGTCCTGTACCCGGGCAATGGCCTGGACCAGCATGAGCTGCTGCGCAATGCCGACGCTGCCATGTATCACGCCAAGAGCGCCGGCAAGAATGGCTACAGCTTCTTCGACGCGTCGATGAACAGCAACGCCCGCCAGCAACTGCAGCTACTGCAGGACCTGCGCCAGGCCCTGGAGCAGCGCCAGTTCCGCCTGCACTACCAGCCCAAGTTCGACGCCCAGAATTGCCAGCCGATCGGTGCCGAGGCCTTGCTGCGCTGGGAGCACCCTCAGCAGGGCCTGTTGCTGCCCGACCGTTTCATCGGCCTGGCAGAAAAGACCGGCCTGATCATCCCCATTGGCGAATGGGTGCTCATCGAGGCCTGCCGCCAGATGCGCCAGTGGCTGGACCAGGGGCACCACGGCTGGCGCATGGCGGTGAACCTGTCCGCCATCCAGTTCTGCCATGCCGGGCTGGTCGAGAGCGTGGCCCGAGCCCTGCAGCAGAACAGCCTGCCGGCCAACTGCCTCACCCTGGAAATTACCGAAACCACCGCCATGCACGACGCCGATGCCAGCCTGACGGTGCTGCAACGGTTGTCCGACATGGGCGTGGACCTGTCCATCGATGACTTTGGCACCGGTTATTCCAGCCTGATGTACCTCAAGCGCCTGCCGGCCAACGAGCTGAAGATCGACCGCGGTTTCGTGCGCGACCTGGAGCAGGACAGCGACGATGCGGCGATCGTTTCGGCTATCGTGGCGCTGGGCCAGGCGCTGGGCCTGCGCATCGTTGCCGAAGGGGTGGAGACTGACAGGCAGCAGGACTTCCTGACCCGCCTGGGCTGCGATTCGCTGCAAGGCTACCTGCTGGGCCAGCCGGTGCCGGCCGAGCAGTTCATGGGCAAGTTGCAGGCCATGCGCCAGGAAAGCACCGCAGCGGGCTAG
- a CDS encoding efflux transporter outer membrane subunit, whose translation MTFAQTPLHRALQTLTRGRGSRLLGAGLCVALLSACTLSPDYHRPELSSTAQFKHAEGWTQATPSDAIARGAWWEIYGDAGLNALVEELNRSNQTVAQSEAQYRQAQALVRSSRAALFPSLDLSVGKTRSAQGTGSSSSSLSNNSSGIRNTYNAQLGVSWEIDLWGKLRETLNANEASAEASLADLASIRLSQQSELVQNYLQLRVIDEQKRLLEATVAAYERSLRMNENQYRAGVAGPDAVAQARTQLKSTQADLIDLVWQRAQFENAIAVLLGKTPADFALADSKSIPALPQIPVALPSQLLERRPDIAAAERNVMAANANIGVSRAAYFPDLSLSMSGGYSSSSFSNWIELPNRYWSVGPQLALTLFDAGKRSAEVDRTVAVYDQTVAQYRQTVLDGFKEVENLLVQLKVYGDEAVVRQEALDAARESLRLTENQYRAGLIGYLDVVNVQTTALSNERSVLNLLQGRLVASVQLVAALGGGWDAGQAFAEQD comes from the coding sequence ATGACTTTTGCCCAGACCCCACTTCACCGTGCCCTGCAGACGCTGACCCGTGGGCGTGGCTCGCGCCTGCTCGGCGCCGGGTTGTGCGTCGCCTTGCTCAGCGCCTGCACCCTGAGCCCGGACTACCACCGCCCGGAACTGAGCAGCACGGCGCAGTTCAAGCACGCCGAAGGCTGGACCCAGGCCACGCCGTCCGATGCCATCGCCCGCGGCGCCTGGTGGGAAATCTACGGCGATGCCGGGCTCAATGCACTGGTCGAAGAGCTCAACCGCAGCAACCAGACCGTGGCCCAATCCGAGGCCCAGTATCGCCAGGCCCAGGCGCTGGTGCGCAGCAGCCGGGCGGCGCTGTTCCCCAGCCTGGACCTGAGCGTCGGCAAGACCCGCTCGGCCCAGGGTACCGGCAGCTCCAGCTCGAGCCTGTCCAACAACAGCAGTGGCATTCGCAACACCTACAATGCCCAGCTCGGCGTCAGCTGGGAAATCGACCTGTGGGGCAAGCTGCGCGAGACCTTGAACGCCAACGAAGCCAGTGCCGAAGCCAGCCTGGCCGACCTGGCCTCGATCCGCCTCAGCCAGCAGTCTGAACTGGTGCAGAACTACCTGCAGTTGCGGGTGATCGACGAGCAGAAACGCCTGTTGGAAGCCACCGTGGCAGCGTATGAACGTTCCTTGCGAATGAACGAAAACCAGTATCGCGCTGGCGTCGCCGGCCCGGATGCAGTGGCCCAGGCGCGTACCCAGCTCAAGAGCACCCAGGCCGACCTGATCGACCTGGTCTGGCAGCGTGCACAGTTCGAGAACGCCATTGCCGTGTTGCTGGGCAAGACCCCGGCGGACTTCGCCCTGGCCGACAGCAAATCCATTCCGGCGCTGCCGCAAATTCCGGTGGCCTTGCCTTCGCAGTTGCTGGAGCGACGCCCGGACATCGCTGCGGCCGAGCGCAACGTGATGGCTGCCAACGCCAACATCGGCGTGTCGCGGGCGGCCTACTTCCCGGACCTGAGCCTGAGCATGAGTGGCGGTTACTCCAGCAGCAGCTTCAGCAACTGGATCGAACTGCCCAACCGCTACTGGTCGGTGGGCCCGCAGCTGGCGCTGACCTTGTTCGACGCCGGCAAGCGCAGTGCCGAGGTGGACCGCACGGTGGCGGTGTATGACCAGACCGTGGCGCAGTACCGCCAGACCGTGCTCGACGGGTTCAAGGAAGTGGAAAACCTGCTGGTGCAGTTGAAGGTGTATGGCGATGAGGCGGTGGTGCGCCAGGAGGCACTGGATGCTGCCCGCGAGTCGCTGCGCCTGACCGAGAACCAGTACCGCGCCGGGCTGATCGGCTACCTGGATGTGGTCAACGTGCAGACCACGGCGCTGAGCAACGAGCGCAGTGTGTTGAACCTGCTGCAAGGGCGCCTGGTGGCCAGCGTGCAGCTGGTTGCTGCCCTGGGTGGTGGTTGGGATGCCGGGCAAGCCTTCGCCGAGCAGGATTGA